One Papaver somniferum cultivar HN1 chromosome 10, ASM357369v1, whole genome shotgun sequence genomic window carries:
- the LOC113319408 gene encoding uncharacterized protein LOC113319408 has protein sequence MNTKRIIMGIQPLLTKPKKVRNCIMGFFCFIILMLLAPKIPPSPNYHRFSDMRNFLGVPNTLNVITNFPFLIVGVLGFVICLQGSIFVISLRGELWGWAFFYAGIVGIAFGSAYYHLKPDDNRVVFDRLPMMVVYASLLSIFVIERVGERIGVMCLCLVLMLALVSIAYERSFDDLRLCMMFQLIPPIVIPGLAFMFPPKYTHSIYWFWAAGVYLLAKFEAFADMKIYGLDHYIISGHSLEHLCLVIIPVLLSIMLMYRSTRTPRLGDLKDCR, from the exons ATGAATACAAAGAGAATAATAATGGGGATACAACCATTGTTAACTAAGCCGAAGAAAGTTCGTAATTGCATTAtgggtttcttttgttttatcATATTAATGTTATTAGCACCAAAAATTCCTCCTTCTCCTAATTACCATCGTTTTTCAGACATGCGCAATTTTCTAG GAGTTCCAAATACATTAAATGTAATCACAAATTTCCCATTTTTGATTGTGGGTGTTCTTGGTTTTGTCATTTGTCTCCAAGGAAGCATATTTGTTATCAG TTTAAGAGGAGAACTTTGGGGTTGGGCATTTTTCTATGCTGGAATTGTTGGAATTGCATTTGGGTCTGCTTATTATCATTTGAAGCCTGATGATAACAGAGTTGTTTTTGATAGGCTTCCG ATGATGGTTGTTTATGCTTCATTGCTCTCCATTTTTGTTATTGAGAGAGTAGGAGAGCGGATTGGGGTAATGTGTTTGTGTTTGGTTCTTATGCTTGCTCTTGTTAGTATTGCCTATGAAAG GAGTTTTGATGATCTTAGATTGTGTATGATGTTCCAACTGATTCCGCCCATAGTGATACCTGGATTGGCGTTTATGTTCCCACCCAAGTATACACATTCAATATACTGGTTTTGGGCGGCAG GGGTTTACCTGCTTGCAAAATTCGAAGCTTTTGCTGACATGAAAATTTATGGTTTAGACCATTACATCATCAGTGGACACTCCTTGGAGCATCTATGTTTGGTCATAATTCCTGTTTTGCTCAGCATCATGCTTATGTACAGAAGTACTAGAACACCAAG GTTAGGTGATCTGAAAGACTGTCGATGA
- the LOC113316792 gene encoding uncharacterized protein LOC113316792, protein MVLDKSYRLSVLFSGAYSSMNLPHDLIEEDENLIIGFSGEVTKAIGKVKIHITVADKSVLGNFLQLDYRAPYNAIVGRDWLHEIGAVTSSYHQCLKFITPEGFMKVRSDQMAAHKCHKKSYKGEDVAEPPTVEKLIEVQIGDEKYKKTFVGADLPAHERDALITLLRANADVFAWSFAEMPGIDPNVACHMLNIDEKLHPVRQKIRNMVQRKKDGVTAEVEKLLEAGFIRTVQYPRWLSNVVPVPKKNGKIRVCIGFTDLNEACPSDPYPLPRIRDLEDATSGYGRPSFMDGFLGYNQIPLFEEDQENIAFMTEIGVYCYTVMSFGLKNAWATYQHLV, encoded by the exons ATGGTACTTGACAAATCATATCGATTGAGCGTACTGTTTTCAGGAGCTTATTCCTCTATGAATCTCCCACACGACTTGATCGAAGAGGATGAAAATCTAATTATCGGTTTTAGTGGCGAAGTTACAAAGGCAATTGGAAAAGTGAAGATACATATAACTGTGGCTGACAAATCTGTTCTAGGCAATTTCTTGCAGCTTGACTATAGAGCTCCCTACAATGCGATCGTAGGACGAGACTGGCTGCATGAGATCGGTGCAGTCACATCCTCATACCATCAGTGTCTGAAGTTTATTACCCCTGAAGGATTCATGAAAGTTAGGAGTGACCAGATGGCCGCCCATAAGTGTCACAAGA AATCATATAAGGGAGAGGACGTAGCTGAACCCCCAACAGTCGAGAAATTGATCGAGGTCCAGATTGGAGATGAGAAGTACAAAAAAACGTTTGTAGGGGCAGATCTGCCTGCACACGAACGTGATGCTTTGATTACATTACTAAGAGCAAACGCCGACGTTTTCGCATGGAGTTTTGCTGAGATGCCTGGGATAGATCCGAATGTAGCCTGCCACATGCTAAATATCGATGAGAAGTTACATCCAGTTCgtcagaaaatcaggaatatggtGCAAAGAAAGAAAGATGGAGTTACTGCAGAAGTCGAAAAGCTGTTGGAAGCAGGCTTTATTCGAACAGTGCAGTACCCTCGCTGGCTATCTAATGTCGTACCCGTTCCAAAGAAGAATGGTAAAATTCGTGTCTGTATCGGTTTTACTGATTTGAATGAAGCATGTCCGAGTGATCCGTACCCGCTGCCACGGATAAGAGATTTGGAGGATGCAACCTCAGGGTATGGGAGACcgtcattcatggacggttttttggggtataaccaaatacctttgttCGAGGAAGATCAAGAGAATATTGCGTTCATGACTGAAATAGGAGTTTACTGTTATACTGTAATGTCGTTCGGGCTAAAAAATGCATGGGCGACCTACCAGCATTTGGTATAA